One stretch of Hevea brasiliensis isolate MT/VB/25A 57/8 chromosome 12, ASM3005281v1, whole genome shotgun sequence DNA includes these proteins:
- the LOC110640796 gene encoding CST complex subunit CTC1 isoform X1, whose product MEEAVELLTISELLRRGRPFTATSSLNSSPSVSVRPPSSKSKSMDKNSQSQPPPPGLTTNSNPNLKILAPLSQPAMLVGTLLLPTETLKCPNKNCFQFSDCSSTICCDILDFSVRVIGKKIQVLAWNFIPLKHSGGGFLEIIKWSFPDSSTSTFSRCSSMDSFPIVSGSSPPPPPPPPTIADDSKARFSVHGPIESTSPVSLVPCLSGDSKTNNLRGFIVRIMVCECKLCNSKESVTVLHNLAQGQHPHSFTKPLFIYFFGSSWSWHPVIAKLVGNDVRLSGLKKKLVFIGKDKSQLMFVTTENSVLHLPRLSKKWSPFLRNVIVGKGECGAYTGVVKGVYMQGMVIELDKEVWLVLTDQLLAAPHSLRVGAIISLRNVHFVNPKFTWTQMLILGTCLKTSITVESFSPLETGSNIVFQSQSQLGKFINSLTFSARIWALLIISSFRKKFAGILSEKEILGSKHKEGLAQMFSNSHLPPSVIHARRGILTELCKHNSCGCDSEPYCADLKLVAPISTFLHHCEVMWMKALLQMESNFYILRDESQFDLVSCEGRSHSRTLRRMFHSEDIGVSLLGSLKISPYSGRLQLVDATGSIDVIIPNFPSTWKSNCIYEVVDYNLIVEGTPDLVDHTGLPDSESLSCRHIFYHTPWAREMKLTIYISFRLGNATCRNLPFYPCVDWNNEFMELQGGRFHLICVTHKYPVLQKFKGDPVITDCCTMFAEAIILPWDLFLGVKDGAMLPFKISGDWLNESLAHYPTENYQERLSNKKRKIDQASSQALKRSNEGECGNLSSLEIPCLATVRTANRQNLGGSGKLCFTKSKVKIDADCKLSAEKVLLEFNSENLFKYPALQIGSYYIIKHHPEESFCSIKDYDNVSGVRVIISSRTHMWSLSFSSDEGVTNNKSSNLPSQSDSSISCREFPIRDQVELLLRSTGNVPELSSDVCLHLSANAKAFLEVKLNENKEAHTEPIMTPEETLSDSSDILTMISSTGFFSGSLDFTCLFPEGNLTSVCGDVVDIHGFDCNSAANAHLSCERLDDGLHMKFFQESTNISCIHVLVDDQMVSIFGSLSKHAYPVGFGPGVNATFHRILKLRVTNKLQLTPASFIVLNSIRVANEQYDDKCFKFCSTLCMPSASSLDNVSSGMISELIQCSDCKPMRFNCRVVAVHVLVLEKNIKYYGLRSEVQAGHFVDIPLVGFVLDDGSSTCCCWANAERAATLMRLHEELPMRAFESSGCTLKWLGIDKNCWKSTMFHLERILRKHGRIIVRNDGPIIDSYQDYTVSVSSDDALSSSDENLLKFIVFNACFGTSWTVIAGLMDPNAVKQLEKEHLIQMGTTVLSMQNLWAMEVQYMNTLSEARNIIEQLIDR is encoded by the exons ATGGAAGAAGCTGTGGAGCTACTGACaatatcagagctgctccgtcgTGGTCGGCCATTTACGGCCACATCCTCTCTCAATTCCTCTCCCAGCGTTTCTGTACGTCCTCCTTCCTCCAAATCAAAATCCATGGATAAAAATTCCCAATCCCAACCACCACCTCCTGGTCTCACTACtaactcaaaccctaaccttAAAATACTCGCTCCTTTGAGTCAACCGGCTATGCTCGTGGGAACCCTACTTCTTCCTACTGAAACCCTAAAATGCCCGAATAAGAATTGCTTTCAGTTCTCGGACTGTTCATCTACCATTTGCTGCGATATTCTCGATTTTAGTGTCCGTGTAATTGGAAAGAAGATTCAGGTCCTCGCTTGGAATTTCATTCCCCTAAAACATTCTGGTGGTGGGTTTTTAGAGATTATCAAATGGAGTTTTCCAGATTCAAGTACTAGTACCTTTTCCCGCTGTTCCAGTATGGATTCATTTCCTATAGTTTCAGgttcttctcctcctcctcctcctcctcctcccacTATCGCAGACGATTCCAAAGCTCGTTTTAGCGTTCACGGCCCAATTGAATCAACAAGTCCTGTTTCACTTGTACCATGTTTAAGTGGTGATAGCAAGACAAACAATCTTCGCGGGTTTATTGTACGAATTATGGTTTGTGAGTGTAAATTGTGTAATTCTAAGGAGTCTGTTACAGTTTTACATAATTTAGCTCAAGGACAGCATCCTCATTCTTTTACAAAACCTTTGTTTATATATTTCTTTGGTTCTTCTTGGAGCTGGCATCCTGTGATTGCCAAGCTTGTAGGGAATGATGTCAGGCTATCGGGGCTGAAAAAGAAGTTGGTTTTTATAGGGAAAGACAAGTCTCAATTGATGTTTGTAACTACAGAAAATTCTGTTTTGCATTTGCCTAGGTTATCCAAGAAATGGTCACCATTTTTGAGAAATGTTATTGTGGGAAAAGGAGAATGCGGTGCTTATACTGGTGTTGTCAAGGGTGTATACATGCAAGGAATGGTCATTGAGCTGGACAAAGAAGTATGGCTTGTACTAACTGATCAGCTACTTGCTGCACCACATAGTTTAAGGGTGGGCGCCATT ATTTCTTTGAGAAATGTGCATTTTGTTAATCCAAAATTCACTTGGACGCAAATGCTTATACTTGGGACTTGCTTAAAGACTAGCATTACTGTAGAGTCATTCTCACCATTGGAAACGGG GTCTAATATAGTTTTTCAATCTCAAAGTCAGTTGGGGAAGTTTATTAATTCCTTGACTTTTTCTGCCAGAATATG GGCACTACTTATCATTTCAAGTTTTCGCAAGAAGTTTGCTGGGATTTTATCAGAAAAGGAGATCTTGGGATCAAAACAT AAGGAAGGACTGGCTCAGATGTTTTCTAATTCACATTTACCCCCTTCAGTGATTCATGCTCGG CGTGGAATACTTACAGAACTATGCAAGCATAACTCATGTGGTTGTGATAGTGAACCATATTGTGCTGACCTGAAATTG GTGGCACCTATCTCTACCTTTCTCCATCATTGTGAGGTCATGTGGATGAAAGCACTCTTGCAGATGGAGAGCAACTTTTACATCTTGCGTGACGAATCTCAATTTGATCTTGTGTCGTGTGAAGGAAGATCTCATAGTCGAACGTTGAGGAGGATGTTTCATAGTGAAGATATAGGAGTTTCTTTGCTTGGAAGTCTAAAG ATTTCTCCATATTCTGGAAGGTTGCAGTTAGTTGATGCAACAGGAAGCATTGATGTTATAATACCCAACTTTCCATCCACTTGGAAGTCCAATTGCATCTATGAG GTTGTTGACTATAATCTAATTGTGGAAGGCACACCTGACCTTGTGGATCATACAGGATTGCCTGACAGTGAGTCACTGTCATGCAGGCATATCTTTTATCACACCCCTTGGGCAAGAGAGATGAAATTAACAATTTATATCAGTTTTCGCTTAGGCAATGCAACTTGCAGAAATCTTCCGTTTTATCCTTGTGTGGACTGGAATAATGAATTTATGGAACTTCAAGGTGGAAGATTTCATCTGATATGTGTAACACACAAATATCCTGTGCTACAAAAG TTTAAAGGTGATCCGGTGATAACAGACTGTTGTACTATGTTTGCTGAGGCCATTATCTTGCCTTGGGATCTGTTTCTTGGAGTGAAAGATGGAGCTATGCTTCCATTTAAGATTTCAGGGGATTGGCTTAATGAATCGTTGGCACATTATCCCACTGAAAATTACCAGGAGCGTCTGTCCAATAAGAAGCGTAAAATTGATCAGGCATCAAGCCAGGCTTTAAAGAGATCCAATGAGGGGGAATGTGGAAACTTGAGTTCTCTCGAAATTCCATGCCTGGCCACTGTTAGAACTGCTAATAGGCAAAACTTAGGTGGTTCAGGAAAACTGTGCTTCACAAAATCCAAGGTAAAGATTGATGCTGACTGTAAACTGAGTGCAGAGAAGGTGTTGCTAGAATTCAACTCTGAAAATTTGTTCAAGTATCCG GCGTTGCAGATTGGCAGTTATTACATCATAAAGCACCATCCAGAAGAATCCTTTTGTAGCATTAAGGACTATGATAATGTTAGCGGTGTTAGAGTTATTATCTCTTCCAGAACACACATGTGGAGCCTTTCTTTCTCTTCTGATGAGGGAGTAACAAATAATAAATCTTCAAATCTTCCTTCTCAAAGTGATTCTTCTATCAGTTGTAGAGAATTTCCTATAAGAGATCAGGTTGAACTACTCTTGAGGTCCACTGGTAATGTTCCAGAATTGTCTTCGGATGTTTGTCTTCATCTCTCTGCAAATGCAAAGGCTTTTTTGGAAGTAAAGCTTAATGAAAATAAAGAAGCCCACACTGAGCCAATTATGACCCCAGAAGAGACTTTAAGTGATTCTTCTGATATTTTGACCATGATATCTTCAACTGGTTTCTTTTCTGGATCCCTTGATTTTACTTGCCTTTTTCCTGAGGGAAATTTAACATCTGTGTGTGGAGATGTGGTAGACATTCATGGTTTTGACTGCAATTCTGCTGCCAATGCCCATTTAAGCTGTGAAAGATTAGATGATGGTCTTCACATGAAATTTTTTCAGGAAAGCACAAACATTTCTTGCATCCATGTTTTGGTGGATGATCAAATG GTAAGCATTTTTGGTTCTCTTAGCAAACATGCATATCCTGTTGGATTTGGACCTGGTGTAAATGCAACATTTCATCGAATTCTTAAATTGAG GGTGACAAATAAATTGCAGCTGACACCTGCATCATTTATCGTTTTGAACTCCATAAGGGTTGCAAATGAACAATACGATGATAAATGTTTTAAATTCTGCTCTACTTTGTGTATGCCATCTGCTTCCTCTTTGGACAATGTTTCTTCTGGTATGATTTCTGAATTGATTCAGTGCTCAGATTGCAAGCCAATGCGGTTTAATTGCAGG GTTGTTGCTGTCCATGTCTTGGTTCTGGAGAAGAATATAAAATATTATGGCTTACGTTCTGAAGTCCAGGCTGGACACTTCGTTGACATTCCGCTTGTGGGTTTTGTGTTGG ATGATGGATCATCCACATGTTGTTGCTGGGCCAATGCTGAAAGAGCAGCAACTCTAATGAGGCTGCATGAAGAACTTCCAATGAGGGCTTTTGAAAGCAGTGGCTGCACATTAAAGTGGTTGGGGATAGACAAGAATTGCTGGAAAAGCACTATGTTTCATCTTGAAAGAATTTTGAGGAAGCATGGCAGAATTATTGTGAGAAATGATGGACCAATAATAGATTCTTATCAAGATTATACTGTTTCTGTCAGTTCGGATGATGCCCTAAGCAGCTCAGATGAGAATCTCCTGAAATTCATAGTCTTCAATGCTTGTTTTGGCACATCTTGG ACTGTGATTGCTGGTTTGATGGATCCAAATGCTGTTAAGCAGTTGGAGAAAGAGCACCTTATACAAATGGGGACGACAGTGCTTTCCATGCAGAATTTGTGGGCTATGGAAGTTCAATACATGAATACTCTCAGCGAGGCGAGGAACATTATTGAACAACTGATAGACAGGTAA
- the LOC110640796 gene encoding CST complex subunit CTC1 isoform X2, whose product MEEAVELLTISELLRRGRPFTATSSLNSSPSVSVRPPSSKSKSMDKNSQSQPPPPGLTTNSNPNLKILAPLSQPAMLVGTLLLPTETLKCPNKNCFQFSDCSSTICCDILDFSVRVIGKKIQVLAWNFIPLKHSGGGFLEIIKWSFPDSSTSTFSRCSSMDSFPIVSGSSPPPPPPPPTIADDSKARFSVHGPIESTSPVSLVPCLSGDSKTNNLRGFIVRIMVCECKLCNSKESVTVLHNLAQGQHPHSFTKPLFIYFFGSSWSWHPVIAKLVGNDVRLSGLKKKLVFIGKDKSQLMFVTTENSVLHLPRLSKKWSPFLRNVIVGKGECGAYTGVVKGVYMQGMVIELDKEVWLVLTDQLLAAPHSLRVGAIISLRNVHFVNPKFTWTQMLILGTCLKTSITVESFSPLETGALLIISSFRKKFAGILSEKEILGSKHKEGLAQMFSNSHLPPSVIHARRGILTELCKHNSCGCDSEPYCADLKLVAPISTFLHHCEVMWMKALLQMESNFYILRDESQFDLVSCEGRSHSRTLRRMFHSEDIGVSLLGSLKISPYSGRLQLVDATGSIDVIIPNFPSTWKSNCIYEVVDYNLIVEGTPDLVDHTGLPDSESLSCRHIFYHTPWAREMKLTIYISFRLGNATCRNLPFYPCVDWNNEFMELQGGRFHLICVTHKYPVLQKFKGDPVITDCCTMFAEAIILPWDLFLGVKDGAMLPFKISGDWLNESLAHYPTENYQERLSNKKRKIDQASSQALKRSNEGECGNLSSLEIPCLATVRTANRQNLGGSGKLCFTKSKVKIDADCKLSAEKVLLEFNSENLFKYPALQIGSYYIIKHHPEESFCSIKDYDNVSGVRVIISSRTHMWSLSFSSDEGVTNNKSSNLPSQSDSSISCREFPIRDQVELLLRSTGNVPELSSDVCLHLSANAKAFLEVKLNENKEAHTEPIMTPEETLSDSSDILTMISSTGFFSGSLDFTCLFPEGNLTSVCGDVVDIHGFDCNSAANAHLSCERLDDGLHMKFFQESTNISCIHVLVDDQMVSIFGSLSKHAYPVGFGPGVNATFHRILKLRVTNKLQLTPASFIVLNSIRVANEQYDDKCFKFCSTLCMPSASSLDNVSSGMISELIQCSDCKPMRFNCRVVAVHVLVLEKNIKYYGLRSEVQAGHFVDIPLVGFVLDDGSSTCCCWANAERAATLMRLHEELPMRAFESSGCTLKWLGIDKNCWKSTMFHLERILRKHGRIIVRNDGPIIDSYQDYTVSVSSDDALSSSDENLLKFIVFNACFGTSWTVIAGLMDPNAVKQLEKEHLIQMGTTVLSMQNLWAMEVQYMNTLSEARNIIEQLIDR is encoded by the exons ATGGAAGAAGCTGTGGAGCTACTGACaatatcagagctgctccgtcgTGGTCGGCCATTTACGGCCACATCCTCTCTCAATTCCTCTCCCAGCGTTTCTGTACGTCCTCCTTCCTCCAAATCAAAATCCATGGATAAAAATTCCCAATCCCAACCACCACCTCCTGGTCTCACTACtaactcaaaccctaaccttAAAATACTCGCTCCTTTGAGTCAACCGGCTATGCTCGTGGGAACCCTACTTCTTCCTACTGAAACCCTAAAATGCCCGAATAAGAATTGCTTTCAGTTCTCGGACTGTTCATCTACCATTTGCTGCGATATTCTCGATTTTAGTGTCCGTGTAATTGGAAAGAAGATTCAGGTCCTCGCTTGGAATTTCATTCCCCTAAAACATTCTGGTGGTGGGTTTTTAGAGATTATCAAATGGAGTTTTCCAGATTCAAGTACTAGTACCTTTTCCCGCTGTTCCAGTATGGATTCATTTCCTATAGTTTCAGgttcttctcctcctcctcctcctcctcctcccacTATCGCAGACGATTCCAAAGCTCGTTTTAGCGTTCACGGCCCAATTGAATCAACAAGTCCTGTTTCACTTGTACCATGTTTAAGTGGTGATAGCAAGACAAACAATCTTCGCGGGTTTATTGTACGAATTATGGTTTGTGAGTGTAAATTGTGTAATTCTAAGGAGTCTGTTACAGTTTTACATAATTTAGCTCAAGGACAGCATCCTCATTCTTTTACAAAACCTTTGTTTATATATTTCTTTGGTTCTTCTTGGAGCTGGCATCCTGTGATTGCCAAGCTTGTAGGGAATGATGTCAGGCTATCGGGGCTGAAAAAGAAGTTGGTTTTTATAGGGAAAGACAAGTCTCAATTGATGTTTGTAACTACAGAAAATTCTGTTTTGCATTTGCCTAGGTTATCCAAGAAATGGTCACCATTTTTGAGAAATGTTATTGTGGGAAAAGGAGAATGCGGTGCTTATACTGGTGTTGTCAAGGGTGTATACATGCAAGGAATGGTCATTGAGCTGGACAAAGAAGTATGGCTTGTACTAACTGATCAGCTACTTGCTGCACCACATAGTTTAAGGGTGGGCGCCATT ATTTCTTTGAGAAATGTGCATTTTGTTAATCCAAAATTCACTTGGACGCAAATGCTTATACTTGGGACTTGCTTAAAGACTAGCATTACTGTAGAGTCATTCTCACCATTGGAAACGGG GGCACTACTTATCATTTCAAGTTTTCGCAAGAAGTTTGCTGGGATTTTATCAGAAAAGGAGATCTTGGGATCAAAACAT AAGGAAGGACTGGCTCAGATGTTTTCTAATTCACATTTACCCCCTTCAGTGATTCATGCTCGG CGTGGAATACTTACAGAACTATGCAAGCATAACTCATGTGGTTGTGATAGTGAACCATATTGTGCTGACCTGAAATTG GTGGCACCTATCTCTACCTTTCTCCATCATTGTGAGGTCATGTGGATGAAAGCACTCTTGCAGATGGAGAGCAACTTTTACATCTTGCGTGACGAATCTCAATTTGATCTTGTGTCGTGTGAAGGAAGATCTCATAGTCGAACGTTGAGGAGGATGTTTCATAGTGAAGATATAGGAGTTTCTTTGCTTGGAAGTCTAAAG ATTTCTCCATATTCTGGAAGGTTGCAGTTAGTTGATGCAACAGGAAGCATTGATGTTATAATACCCAACTTTCCATCCACTTGGAAGTCCAATTGCATCTATGAG GTTGTTGACTATAATCTAATTGTGGAAGGCACACCTGACCTTGTGGATCATACAGGATTGCCTGACAGTGAGTCACTGTCATGCAGGCATATCTTTTATCACACCCCTTGGGCAAGAGAGATGAAATTAACAATTTATATCAGTTTTCGCTTAGGCAATGCAACTTGCAGAAATCTTCCGTTTTATCCTTGTGTGGACTGGAATAATGAATTTATGGAACTTCAAGGTGGAAGATTTCATCTGATATGTGTAACACACAAATATCCTGTGCTACAAAAG TTTAAAGGTGATCCGGTGATAACAGACTGTTGTACTATGTTTGCTGAGGCCATTATCTTGCCTTGGGATCTGTTTCTTGGAGTGAAAGATGGAGCTATGCTTCCATTTAAGATTTCAGGGGATTGGCTTAATGAATCGTTGGCACATTATCCCACTGAAAATTACCAGGAGCGTCTGTCCAATAAGAAGCGTAAAATTGATCAGGCATCAAGCCAGGCTTTAAAGAGATCCAATGAGGGGGAATGTGGAAACTTGAGTTCTCTCGAAATTCCATGCCTGGCCACTGTTAGAACTGCTAATAGGCAAAACTTAGGTGGTTCAGGAAAACTGTGCTTCACAAAATCCAAGGTAAAGATTGATGCTGACTGTAAACTGAGTGCAGAGAAGGTGTTGCTAGAATTCAACTCTGAAAATTTGTTCAAGTATCCG GCGTTGCAGATTGGCAGTTATTACATCATAAAGCACCATCCAGAAGAATCCTTTTGTAGCATTAAGGACTATGATAATGTTAGCGGTGTTAGAGTTATTATCTCTTCCAGAACACACATGTGGAGCCTTTCTTTCTCTTCTGATGAGGGAGTAACAAATAATAAATCTTCAAATCTTCCTTCTCAAAGTGATTCTTCTATCAGTTGTAGAGAATTTCCTATAAGAGATCAGGTTGAACTACTCTTGAGGTCCACTGGTAATGTTCCAGAATTGTCTTCGGATGTTTGTCTTCATCTCTCTGCAAATGCAAAGGCTTTTTTGGAAGTAAAGCTTAATGAAAATAAAGAAGCCCACACTGAGCCAATTATGACCCCAGAAGAGACTTTAAGTGATTCTTCTGATATTTTGACCATGATATCTTCAACTGGTTTCTTTTCTGGATCCCTTGATTTTACTTGCCTTTTTCCTGAGGGAAATTTAACATCTGTGTGTGGAGATGTGGTAGACATTCATGGTTTTGACTGCAATTCTGCTGCCAATGCCCATTTAAGCTGTGAAAGATTAGATGATGGTCTTCACATGAAATTTTTTCAGGAAAGCACAAACATTTCTTGCATCCATGTTTTGGTGGATGATCAAATG GTAAGCATTTTTGGTTCTCTTAGCAAACATGCATATCCTGTTGGATTTGGACCTGGTGTAAATGCAACATTTCATCGAATTCTTAAATTGAG GGTGACAAATAAATTGCAGCTGACACCTGCATCATTTATCGTTTTGAACTCCATAAGGGTTGCAAATGAACAATACGATGATAAATGTTTTAAATTCTGCTCTACTTTGTGTATGCCATCTGCTTCCTCTTTGGACAATGTTTCTTCTGGTATGATTTCTGAATTGATTCAGTGCTCAGATTGCAAGCCAATGCGGTTTAATTGCAGG GTTGTTGCTGTCCATGTCTTGGTTCTGGAGAAGAATATAAAATATTATGGCTTACGTTCTGAAGTCCAGGCTGGACACTTCGTTGACATTCCGCTTGTGGGTTTTGTGTTGG ATGATGGATCATCCACATGTTGTTGCTGGGCCAATGCTGAAAGAGCAGCAACTCTAATGAGGCTGCATGAAGAACTTCCAATGAGGGCTTTTGAAAGCAGTGGCTGCACATTAAAGTGGTTGGGGATAGACAAGAATTGCTGGAAAAGCACTATGTTTCATCTTGAAAGAATTTTGAGGAAGCATGGCAGAATTATTGTGAGAAATGATGGACCAATAATAGATTCTTATCAAGATTATACTGTTTCTGTCAGTTCGGATGATGCCCTAAGCAGCTCAGATGAGAATCTCCTGAAATTCATAGTCTTCAATGCTTGTTTTGGCACATCTTGG ACTGTGATTGCTGGTTTGATGGATCCAAATGCTGTTAAGCAGTTGGAGAAAGAGCACCTTATACAAATGGGGACGACAGTGCTTTCCATGCAGAATTTGTGGGCTATGGAAGTTCAATACATGAATACTCTCAGCGAGGCGAGGAACATTATTGAACAACTGATAGACAGGTAA